A genomic stretch from Fibrobacter sp. UWB13 includes:
- a CDS encoding fibrobacter succinogenes major paralogous domain-containing protein, with protein MNRNLRTRLVSICALASMTFLAACSSSDDKGVAGGASGDAGIVAIKDLDVAGVAQKGPFIKGSTVTVQGMDCKTLKLTDEFFEETVKSDKGEFTFDDVTLSSTCALFEVTGYYLNEVTGEKSSEKLTLRTLTNLKDRNSVNVNVLTSLEYGRVMNLAAGKEMSFADVKKQAEKEVLAAFNIEGESSKFEDLNIFEKGDDNAALLAVSVMMLANAGDANIAERLDEYSATIAKNGSLDEGSKAEMVDWATSAAANGTLDSIRKNIESWGYVDEVPAFESIISAVKSSSDDSTGSSTGASDSTRDSYLNPKIKYDSIVDSRDGQVYKTVKIGNQLWMAQNLNYADSVKTPSLKGKSWCYKDSSEYCDKYGRLYTWTAAMDSVALATDSLNPRDCGVHADNSYCRLGDDVFQGICPDGWHLPRKEEWEILIAETGDSSSAGKALKATSGWNDFKDESGNGDDVYGFSALPSGRWVAYNKDFFDGGDYAFFWSSYFVGTTSAYGMGLHRTTDEALMGGDNVIGGQAVRCIKGAASISAGTLTDERDGQTYKTLKIGNQIWMAENLNYAYKSSDGLDSSSFCYNDSLEYCEKYGRLYTWAAAVDSLALFSQNCMGCGYESSYSSFNNVVRGVCPDGWHLPTSTEWGTLYESVGEIPSVIQAKGYEKWSNATNIYSFSAIPAGNRYVGNYQSLDVAAAFWSSTEESLGNPVGNVTKNSYAFTVTSDEVNQKNAFYKHYALSVRCVKD; from the coding sequence ATGAATCGCAATTTAAGAACGCGTCTGGTGTCAATTTGTGCGCTTGCTTCTATGACGTTCTTAGCAGCATGTTCCAGTTCTGATGACAAGGGTGTCGCTGGTGGCGCTTCGGGAGATGCAGGCATCGTCGCCATCAAGGACTTGGATGTGGCGGGTGTGGCGCAGAAGGGACCGTTTATTAAGGGATCCACTGTGACTGTGCAGGGCATGGACTGCAAAACACTCAAGCTTACAGACGAATTCTTTGAAGAAACTGTCAAGAGTGACAAGGGCGAATTTACTTTTGACGATGTGACGCTTTCCTCTACATGCGCATTGTTTGAAGTGACGGGCTATTACCTAAACGAAGTGACTGGCGAAAAGTCTTCAGAAAAGTTGACGTTGCGTACGCTGACAAATCTCAAGGATCGTAATAGCGTGAACGTTAACGTCCTCACAAGTTTGGAATATGGGCGCGTGATGAACCTTGCGGCTGGCAAAGAAATGTCTTTTGCCGATGTGAAAAAACAAGCCGAAAAAGAAGTGCTTGCTGCGTTTAATATCGAGGGGGAATCCTCAAAGTTTGAAGACCTGAACATCTTTGAGAAGGGTGACGACAATGCTGCTCTCTTGGCGGTAAGCGTGATGATGCTGGCGAACGCTGGCGATGCAAATATTGCAGAACGTCTGGATGAATACTCTGCTACAATTGCAAAGAACGGCTCGCTTGATGAGGGCTCAAAAGCGGAAATGGTGGATTGGGCTACTTCTGCTGCGGCAAATGGAACGCTTGACTCTATTCGCAAAAACATCGAAAGCTGGGGCTACGTTGATGAAGTTCCTGCATTTGAATCGATTATTTCTGCTGTTAAGAGTTCTAGTGATGATTCGACTGGCTCATCAACCGGGGCTAGTGACAGTACAAGGGACTCTTACTTGAATCCCAAAATCAAATACGATTCTATTGTCGACTCCCGTGATGGACAAGTTTATAAAACGGTGAAAATTGGAAATCAATTGTGGATGGCGCAGAATTTGAACTATGCCGACAGCGTTAAAACGCCGAGTTTAAAAGGTAAAAGTTGGTGCTACAAGGATTCTTCGGAATATTGCGATAAGTACGGCCGACTTTACACATGGACGGCGGCGATGGACTCGGTTGCCTTGGCTACGGATTCATTGAATCCAAGAGATTGCGGCGTTCATGCGGATAATTCGTATTGCCGTTTGGGAGATGATGTTTTTCAAGGTATTTGCCCCGATGGTTGGCATTTGCCTCGCAAGGAAGAATGGGAAATCTTGATTGCCGAAACGGGTGATTCATCATCTGCTGGGAAAGCGCTTAAGGCGACGAGTGGATGGAATGACTTTAAAGACGAAAGTGGAAATGGCGATGATGTTTATGGATTCTCGGCATTACCTTCTGGTCGCTGGGTTGCGTATAACAAAGACTTTTTTGATGGGGGTGATTATGCTTTCTTTTGGAGTTCTTACTTTGTTGGTACTACTAGTGCTTATGGTATGGGACTTCATCGTACAACGGATGAGGCTCTCATGGGTGGTGATAATGTTATTGGAGGTCAAGCTGTTCGCTGCATTAAAGGGGCTGCGTCGATTAGTGCAGGAACGTTGACTGACGAACGTGATGGTCAAACTTACAAAACTTTGAAAATCGGTAATCAGATTTGGATGGCAGAAAACTTGAATTACGCTTATAAATCGTCGGATGGTTTGGATTCCTCTAGCTTCTGTTACAATGATTCTCTTGAATATTGCGAAAAGTATGGCCGTTTGTATACTTGGGCCGCTGCGGTTGATAGTCTTGCCTTGTTCAGCCAAAACTGCATGGGGTGTGGTTACGAATCGTCGTATTCATCCTTTAATAATGTTGTGAGAGGCGTTTGCCCTGATGGATGGCATCTCCCGACATCGACAGAATGGGGAACATTATATGAATCTGTGGGTGAGATTCCGTCTGTGATTCAAGCTAAAGGGTATGAAAAATGGTCCAATGCTACGAACATTTATAGTTTTTCGGCAATTCCTGCAGGCAACCGTTATGTTGGCAATTACCAAAGTCTTGATGTTGCTGCTGCATTTTGGAGCTCGACAGAAGAGTCGTTGGGCAATCCGGTTGGCAATGTTACAAAGAATTCATACGCATTTACAGTTACATCTGATGAAGTAAATCAGAAGAACGCTTTTTACAAACACTATGCACTGAGTGTTCGTTGCGTCAAGGACTAG
- a CDS encoding TIGR02147 family protein yields MKEIVEYTDYRKFIQDYYDERKRCSAFSWHAFAQKAGFSSDVYLKYVCEGKKNLSIASAGSVATAMGLVGFEYDYFILMVSYAHAKSNEAKKAAFEERYALANAHKVRVLGSDEFNYFKSWKNPVLRELAPHMPGAKPLEIAHACKPKISAAEVSETLDFLVKAKLLKKDRDGNYHQTDKAIKMAPIEAVPLAARDLQRQMGEFALKSIDLPIAERMMSGYTLGLTRRAYERIKKETEDYYRRVVAIATEEDETEQVYRLNVQLFPLSEWLGSKNEKTNKKGEMK; encoded by the coding sequence ATGAAGGAAATCGTTGAATATACAGATTATCGCAAGTTCATCCAGGACTACTACGATGAACGCAAGCGCTGTTCCGCGTTTTCGTGGCACGCGTTTGCCCAGAAGGCGGGTTTCTCGTCGGATGTGTACCTGAAGTATGTGTGCGAGGGGAAAAAGAATCTGAGTATCGCGTCGGCGGGCTCGGTGGCGACCGCGATGGGGCTGGTCGGTTTCGAGTACGATTACTTTATCTTGATGGTGTCGTATGCGCATGCAAAAAGCAACGAGGCTAAAAAGGCTGCGTTCGAGGAACGCTATGCACTTGCAAATGCACACAAAGTGCGTGTGCTGGGGAGCGATGAATTCAATTATTTTAAGTCGTGGAAAAATCCGGTGCTGCGTGAACTTGCTCCGCACATGCCTGGCGCAAAGCCGTTGGAAATTGCCCATGCCTGCAAACCGAAGATTTCGGCGGCAGAGGTTTCCGAGACGCTCGATTTTTTGGTAAAGGCGAAGCTTTTGAAAAAGGACCGCGACGGCAATTACCACCAGACGGATAAGGCAATCAAGATGGCGCCTATAGAGGCCGTGCCGCTGGCGGCACGCGATTTGCAACGCCAGATGGGTGAATTTGCCCTTAAGTCCATTGACTTGCCGATTGCGGAACGCATGATGTCGGGATACACGCTTGGCCTTACGCGCCGTGCGTACGAACGCATCAAGAAAGAGACCGAAGATTATTACCGTCGCGTGGTGGCGATTGCGACGGAGGAAGACGAAACGGAACAGGTCTACCGCCTGAATGTGCAATTGTTCCCGTTGAGTGAATGGCTGGGATCTAAAAACGAGAAGACGAATAAAAAGGGAGAAATGAAATGA
- a CDS encoding fibrobacter succinogenes major paralogous domain-containing protein, giving the protein MLTKTMTKWNLLAALVFGTSFWACSGDKTAGTDEQSEGLYAIKNLDIAGVSQKGPFVKGSAVTVQGIDCKTMEFTDEVFEGEVKNNMGEFVVEKVNLSTACAVVEVTGEYRSEMTGKKVSDKMTLRALTNLKDRTHVNVNLLTNLEYERVMYYVTEKGKTFDEAKELAEREVLAAFGMAGESAEFEDLDIFGTSDADATLLAISVLMQGDADVKTLAKRLDKFNDSFAESGKWNDDDTKKAITDWIANAVAKAVMDSIRKNMENWGFANEVPDFETAVDAFATNVSKEKNSDSVKTDGWSWDVSKEARFNPNIKYDSIIDPRDKQVYKVVKIEVKEHDYSQVWMAENLNYADSVKTPSLKGQNWCYNNDEKNCKVSGRYYTWAAAIDSVALANDSKNPLNCGYGKTCGINRGVQGICPDGWHLPTLHEWGLLSVALGNAGVAGDSLKALTGWDYAGTADNNGVDAYGFAALPTGRMVSTSSWSNVGSNVYYWSSEEDGTYEAQYSNINNIYTKFYLFQGSKKYGQSVRCIKGDPSTAAIKSSSSSSVGETKSSSSSAKSSSSAAVSSSSYVVTKEWSWDVPKELRFNPNIKYDSMVDPRDKRVYKVVKIEVKEKDYSKVWMAENLNYADSVKTPSLKGNSWCYHDTTKYCEVSGRYYTWAAAIDSVALANDSKEPLDCGYGKTCELGNRQIQGICPDGWHLPVRDDWGWLSVYLGNAGVAGDTLKALTGWDYAGTEDNNGVDAYGFTALPTGRRISATNWSNIGSNVYYWTSEEEDAYEAQYSNINNIYTKFYLYQGSKTYGQSVRCVKDE; this is encoded by the coding sequence ATGCTCACTAAAACAATGACAAAATGGAATCTTTTGGCGGCTCTTGTATTTGGGACGTCTTTTTGGGCTTGTTCTGGTGATAAGACGGCCGGTACGGACGAACAGAGCGAAGGCCTTTACGCCATCAAGAACTTGGATATTGCAGGCGTTTCCCAAAAGGGCCCGTTCGTGAAGGGCTCCGCGGTGACGGTGCAGGGAATCGACTGCAAGACAATGGAATTCACGGATGAAGTTTTTGAGGGTGAAGTCAAAAATAACATGGGTGAATTTGTTGTTGAAAAGGTGAACTTGTCTACGGCTTGTGCTGTTGTTGAAGTGACAGGCGAATACCGTAGCGAAATGACGGGGAAAAAAGTCTCGGATAAAATGACGCTCCGTGCGTTAACGAATCTTAAGGATCGTACGCATGTGAATGTCAACTTGCTTACGAACTTGGAATACGAGCGCGTGATGTACTATGTGACTGAAAAGGGCAAGACTTTCGACGAGGCTAAGGAATTGGCTGAAAGGGAAGTGCTTGCCGCATTCGGGATGGCTGGTGAATCGGCCGAATTTGAAGATTTGGATATTTTTGGAACAAGCGATGCGGATGCGACGCTCCTTGCTATAAGCGTGTTGATGCAAGGCGATGCCGATGTGAAAACGCTTGCGAAACGTCTGGATAAATTCAATGATTCCTTTGCAGAAAGCGGCAAGTGGAACGATGATGATACGAAAAAAGCGATTACCGACTGGATTGCGAATGCCGTGGCTAAAGCCGTGATGGATTCCATTCGTAAGAATATGGAAAATTGGGGATTCGCAAATGAAGTTCCCGATTTTGAAACGGCGGTCGATGCGTTTGCTACTAATGTTTCAAAGGAAAAAAATAGCGACAGCGTCAAGACAGATGGGTGGAGCTGGGATGTGTCGAAGGAAGCTCGCTTTAATCCGAATATCAAGTACGACTCGATAATCGACCCGCGCGACAAGCAAGTGTACAAAGTTGTAAAAATCGAAGTGAAGGAGCATGATTATTCGCAGGTGTGGATGGCCGAAAACCTGAACTATGCCGATAGCGTCAAGACGCCGAGCTTGAAAGGCCAAAACTGGTGCTACAATAATGATGAGAAAAATTGTAAGGTAAGCGGTCGCTATTACACTTGGGCGGCGGCGATAGACTCTGTGGCTTTGGCAAACGATTCAAAGAATCCGCTGAATTGCGGTTATGGCAAGACGTGTGGAATTAATCGCGGAGTGCAGGGAATTTGCCCTGACGGCTGGCATTTGCCGACGCTCCATGAATGGGGATTGTTGAGCGTAGCTCTGGGGAACGCTGGCGTGGCCGGAGATAGCCTCAAGGCGCTGACTGGCTGGGATTACGCCGGAACGGCTGACAATAACGGCGTAGATGCCTATGGATTTGCGGCGCTTCCGACCGGAAGGATGGTTTCTACATCTAGCTGGAGCAATGTTGGTTCTAATGTTTATTATTGGAGTTCCGAAGAGGATGGTACGTATGAAGCGCAATATTCGAATATAAACAACATTTATACTAAATTCTATTTGTTCCAAGGTTCAAAAAAATATGGACAGAGTGTACGTTGCATCAAGGGTGATCCTTCGACTGCAGCGATTAAATCTTCTTCAAGTTCTAGTGTTGGCGAAACGAAGTCTAGCAGCAGTTCTGCAAAATCGAGTAGCAGTGCGGCTGTGTCTAGCAGTAGCTATGTTGTGACGAAAGAATGGAGCTGGGACGTGCCTAAGGAATTGCGTTTTAATCCGAATATCAAATACGACTCAATGGTTGACCCTCGCGATAAGCGTGTGTATAAAGTTGTGAAAATCGAAGTGAAAGAAAAGGATTATTCAAAGGTGTGGATGGCGGAGAACTTGAACTACGCCGATAGCGTGAAGACGCCGAGTTTGAAGGGTAATAGCTGGTGCTACCACGATACCACGAAATATTGCGAGGTGAGCGGTCGCTATTACACTTGGGCTGCGGCGATTGACTCGGTCGCTTTGGCGAATGATTCAAAGGAACCGCTGGATTGCGGTTATGGCAAAACTTGCGAGCTTGGCAATCGTCAGATACAGGGAATTTGTCCTGACGGTTGGCACTTGCCGGTCCGTGATGATTGGGGCTGGTTGAGCGTGTACTTAGGGAATGCTGGCGTGGCCGGTGATACCCTCAAGGCTTTGACCGGATGGGATTATGCCGGAACGGAAGACAATAACGGCGTGGATGCTTATGGATTTACGGCACTCCCGACTGGAAGACGAATCTCTGCAACTAATTGGAGTAACATTGGTTCTAATGTCTATTATTGGACCTCCGAAGAAGAGGATGCGTATGAAGCCCAGTATTCGAATATAAACAACATTTATACCAAATTCTATTTGTACCAAGGCTCAAAAACTTATGGACAAAGTGTCCGTTGCGTGAAGGATGAGTAA
- a CDS encoding TIGR02147 family protein yields the protein MKTVTEYKNYREYILDYYKERKRCSAFTWREFAKVAGFASGSYLKLVCDGKTRLREEGAKKTALAMGLLGYELDYFVLLVRYEGAKTEQEKKKCFEEMQALGEANRVKILGSEMYTYYETWKHSVVRELAVAMPGAKPNEIAKVCKPAISAADVSDSLRFLLKAGLLTRDIKGNYHQTSTSLSTGNLNVVAVAVHSLLRQMGEFALDALDKLPISERHFSGITMGMTAESYKKVVDEIAAFRKRIVSIVSADKKIEKVCRLNMQLFPLTEKIEYGDMDVLSKNRGE from the coding sequence ATGAAAACGGTTACAGAATACAAAAACTATCGCGAGTATATTCTCGATTACTACAAGGAACGCAAGCGTTGTTCTGCGTTTACGTGGCGAGAATTTGCGAAGGTGGCTGGATTTGCGTCGGGTTCGTACCTGAAACTTGTATGTGATGGCAAGACGCGTCTTCGCGAAGAAGGAGCGAAAAAGACTGCACTTGCAATGGGCTTGCTTGGCTATGAATTGGATTACTTCGTTTTGCTGGTACGTTATGAGGGAGCAAAGACGGAACAGGAAAAGAAGAAGTGCTTTGAGGAAATGCAGGCGCTTGGTGAAGCGAATCGCGTGAAAATTCTCGGCAGCGAGATGTACACTTACTACGAGACTTGGAAGCATTCTGTTGTTCGTGAATTGGCTGTGGCTATGCCGGGCGCAAAGCCGAACGAAATTGCCAAAGTGTGCAAGCCTGCGATTTCTGCTGCGGATGTCAGTGATAGCTTGCGCTTTTTGCTCAAGGCTGGGCTTTTGACTCGCGATATCAAAGGGAATTATCACCAGACGAGTACTTCGCTTTCGACGGGAAATTTGAATGTGGTGGCCGTGGCGGTGCATTCGCTGTTGCGCCAGATGGGCGAGTTTGCGCTTGACGCTTTGGATAAATTGCCTATTTCGGAACGCCACTTTAGCGGCATCACGATGGGCATGACAGCCGAAAGCTACAAGAAGGTTGTGGATGAAATTGCGGCGTTCCGCAAGCGCATTGTGTCGATTGTTTCTGCCGACAAAAAGATTGAAAAAGTTTGCCGCTTGAATATGCAACTTTTCCCGCTGACGGAAAAGATTGAATATGGCGATATGGATGTGTTATCAAAAAATAGAGGGGAGTGA